The nucleotide window GCTCATGGAAGAAAGAAATGGATTTATACGAATAGAAGGGTAATTATCCTCAGTAAAGCCTATAAAATACTTAAATTTTTTCTTTAAGAACCTTGAATCTTCCAAAGTAGAAATTTCCACTGTGTTATCAAAGCTTTCTGATTCTCTGAAGGTTTCTATCTGAATTAAAGAAGATATTATTTTGTAAAATTTCTCTATTCCTAAACTGTTTTCCTTTATTAAGATTTTTTCTAAAGTTCTTTCAATATTCATAATAATATTTTCAAAAGTTTTTAATGCGTTTAATTCTCTTTCTATCAACGTTACACTTTTATACTTATCCAGGATACCCTCTTTAAAGAGATACTTTTCATTCCATTCTTTTATCATATTTTTAAAATCAGAAATGGTGAATTCTTTTTTCTTGTTTTTTCTTTCATTTATTTTTGATAATATTGAAAAAACATTTTCAAATGCTTTCTTCATCTCTATTAAATCTTTGAGTTCTTCTTCGATTCTTTCTATTTCATCAGTATTTTTCAATTGAGAATTTCTTTTTTGTATCTCATTATCGATCACATTTATCCATTTCTCTTTTCTGTTTTTTAACGAAGATTTCTGAATTTCATAAAACAAATTTAAACTTCTTAAATAGTTTTCTATTTGTTCGATAGAAAGTCCCATCTTCCCACCATAACCGCTTTCAATCATAGCCAAAAGATCCTCAACCTGACAACCATTTACAAGAGTTTTTATTGGTTGAAGAAGTATCAAAACAATTTGGCTTTCTGAAAGACGAATATCATTTTTAAACCTAAAAGGAATCTTTGCCTCTGCTAAATAGTCGGAAAGAAGTTTTGCAGTAGAATTATTAGGAACGATTATTGCCAAATCATCAGGAGTAATTTTTTCATACAATAATTTTCTTTTGACTTCTTTTGTAACAATTTCTATCTCATTAAGCTCATCTTTAATAGGATATACACTGATATTTTTCCCTTCAAACAATGATTTCAAAGTTGTCTTTCTTGGTTTAAAGATAAAGTCTTCATCTTTCAAAAAATCATAAATTTTACTTATGGAATTAAAACTTCTATCTTCAACGTTGATCCATGTTAAAAAATGCACTTCCTCAAAAAGATTAAAAATACTTTTCAAAGTTTTATGAATGGCGGGAGATATATCAAAAAAACCTGATATCACTACCCTCTTCCCTATATATTTTTTGTTTTCATTTTTTAATCTCTCGGGGAAAACCTGATAAAACCATTTGTAAACACTAACAGGATCATAGTTTCTTTGATATTTAATAGAAGTGTCAAATTTAGTGTTTAAAATATCTTCAAGCCTTTTTTCTAACTTCTTATATAGTTTGTATAAGTTAGAATTGTAATCTATGGAAGTATCTAATAATTTATATTCTTCCGAGGATTCCAGAGCTTTTTCATCTTGCACCCTTGTAATTTCCCACTTTTTTTCAAAAATATCTAATATATATTCAACAGACTTTTGAGATTTAGAAATTATATTCAAATATTCAGAAAATTCCGTATCCTTTTTCTCCAATTCAATCAAATCTAAAATTTCGTTTTCTATGTATATTTTTAAAAAGTCTCTATTCAAAATTAAAGCTTCCGGCTCATAATTTTTCAGCGTTTCAGTAACATATTGATTAATAACCAAAAAAGCATCTCTGTTTATAGTTCTTTTAGTTTTAAAAGCTAAATGATCGGCTACTTGTTTAACATAAAAACCTGATGGACCAATGAACAAAAAGTTCATGGGATCTTGGTTATAAAAAGGAAGTATTAAATTACTCACATCTTCAAAATGATTTTTATTTAAATCCAGTAAATAGGCTTTCTTCATTTATCTACCAACTTTCTATCTCGTCTCTTATTACATCTCTGTTGTAATCAAATCTATAACTTCTGTTTCCCCTTTCATTACCAAAAAAGTCTTTTTCAATATTATCATAATTTCCCAAGTTATATTTATATTCTATATAAGTATTAGCTGGCATCTTCAAAGTATACTGGTAAGTCCCATCTTCCATCTTTTCAAATCTGTAATTTTCATCACCAGGAAGCCAATTATTAAAATTACCCATAATATAAATTGAAGCGCTAGAAGAAGTGTTTTCTGGTACAGAAGATACAATAAAAGTAACTTCATATAAATTCTCATCATCCTCTGAAAATTCAGGAATTTCAGGTATATTATCAGGAGAAACTTGAACACTTTCAATAGATTTTTGAGCTGAAAATCCAACTAATATTACAATTAAAGCAAAGGGCAAAAATATTTCAAGTAAACCTTTCAATTTTTTCATCCTTTCATTTTAAAAATTAAAAATATATAATATATTATAGCATAAAAAGACAATTCTTTCCTTAAAATAAAAGTGGTCTTTCGATCACTTTTATTCTCCAATAACATAAGGTGAGGCCGGATCTAACGCGAAACTTATACTTTTATTTGATTTTTTGATATAATTTTTTAAAATGTTTATATATTTAAAAATTAATTTCTGACAATTTTAATCTTTCTTATGATATAATCCTCTATTGGAATTAGACAAATGATTGGAGGAAACGATTTTACGTGAAGAGGTTATTGATTCATATCATTGATATAGTGCTAATTTTCTCGATAAATTCATTAGTTTTACAACTACCAATATTTATATCTTTAATTTCTTCTATTATCATATATTTGGGGCTGTATTCTTTCAGATTATACGATCTAGAACCAATGGGGAATTATACAGAGTCTGTTATAAAAACGGCAGTGGGGACACTAGTAAGTTATATCGTAATACTCATTATTTATTTCTTTCTTACAAACTACTTCAATAGATTGTTCTTCGTCACAAACTTGTTATCAACAATTCTTATAATTCCAGTTTTACACAAGATTGAGTACGTAATATATAAAAAACACATCCCCGTTAAGAATTACCTTGTTATAGGAAGAAAGGCAGAGATCGGTCATATCATGGATGAGATTTCTCATAAATCCTTAAACAAACTAAAATTCACTCAGTATATTAACCCTAGCCCAACAACTTTGGAAAAATTAATAAAACAAAGTACAAGCAAATATTCAATTCAACCAATAGACGCCATTGTCATAACAGATCCCCAGTTAGAAAAAAGAGTTAAACCACAAATAGAAAATTTCAAAGAGGAAGGACTTAAAATCGAATACTTACCTAACATGGTAGAAAAATACCTAAATCGTATACCAATAGAAGTAGCTGAGAAATTTAAGGAGTATTATGAAGTAATATTCCAAGAAACTCAACCTGATCCTGTACAAAAAATTCTTGATAAACTATTAGGATCTTTACTTTTATTGATTTTTTCTCCTTTTATGCTTATAATAAGTCTAGCTATTTTGATTGAAGATGGAAGACCAATAATTTACAAACAAAAAAGAATGGGAAAGAACGAAAAAATATTCATAATGAACAAATTCAGATCATTAAAAGAAACTGAAATAAACGAAAATAATCCTAACGAAGATATAGAAAAAAGGGTTTTGAAAACTGGAAAAATAACCAGAAAACTAAGACTTGACGAACTCCCCCAATTTTGGAATATAATAAAAGGAGATATGTCAATTGTAGGACCAAGACCAGAGATGCTTAAGTTCCATAATATTATGTCAAGCCAAATCCCTTTTTATAACTTCAGACTCAAAATAAATCCGGGAATAACAGGCTGGGCTCAAATATATTACAAACATACATCTACTCTTGAAGATTATATCATTAAAACAGAATATGACTTATACTACATAAAAAACAGAAACACTTTTTTAGACCTTCAAATAATGCTTAAAACACTCGAAACTATCTTAGGAATGAGGGGGGCAAGGTGAGTTCCTCAATAGCTGTGTCAGTAATTATTCCTACGTATAACTCTGAAAAATATGTGAAAAAATGTCTCAATTCTGTAATTATACAAACTTTAAATAATATTGAAATAATAATAATAGACAATATTTCAATTGATAATACTGTCAGAGTAGCAAAAGATA belongs to Petrotoga sp. 9PW.55.5.1 and includes:
- a CDS encoding PD-(D/E)XK nuclease family protein, with protein sequence MKKAYLLDLNKNHFEDVSNLILPFYNQDPMNFLFIGPSGFYVKQVADHLAFKTKRTINRDAFLVINQYVTETLKNYEPEALILNRDFLKIYIENEILDLIELEKKDTEFSEYLNIISKSQKSVEYILDIFEKKWEITRVQDEKALESSEEYKLLDTSIDYNSNLYKLYKKLEKRLEDILNTKFDTSIKYQRNYDPVSVYKWFYQVFPERLKNENKKYIGKRVVISGFFDISPAIHKTLKSIFNLFEEVHFLTWINVEDRSFNSISKIYDFLKDEDFIFKPRKTTLKSLFEGKNISVYPIKDELNEIEIVTKEVKRKLLYEKITPDDLAIIVPNNSTAKLLSDYLAEAKIPFRFKNDIRLSESQIVLILLQPIKTLVNGCQVEDLLAMIESGYGGKMGLSIEQIENYLRSLNLFYEIQKSSLKNRKEKWINVIDNEIQKRNSQLKNTDEIERIEEELKDLIEMKKAFENVFSILSKINERKNKKKEFTISDFKNMIKEWNEKYLFKEGILDKYKSVTLIERELNALKTFENIIMNIERTLEKILIKENSLGIEKFYKIISSLIQIETFRESESFDNTVEISTLEDSRFLKKKFKYFIGFTEDNYPSIRINPFLSSMSNEGISITKLSEEISRRNLFISVIFTENVIFSYPKSKVTGEPILPSPYEKEFRKNFQNINYSEKFVSKREILPKDPENIFSLNESKIYYILNGKNKQLNDQKTIDIGRMKKQIKDSEWTLSKKTNIGKLSHTKITVYVDCPFKYYLERESSLKGDKDFEKFFEGLIKHRVMKELFSKYKFYEEMSQKYQNEEELKEEIKSIVLDVWQEYTDDLLKTYKAVKEVESEKISEDIFFAIGSIIHDYFKIGKNMVLTYSQVIDTELEVNSKIDVGVFKDLYLNARIDRIDLLNGNYRYILDNFEDQLLPESYAIIDYKNSSSFQSEQLLLYYLAIINSKEWKNKLKNNDTYLKFEVISEKNNNKFIKIQKDKIIYKKHGKRNKYVSFDIDEFYKWLGKIFESINDSDFTPIAFRERKIQRFFEEMHDKYESMKSQEKYYDCSFCQFRSLCELLQYKERFVLPSQKYKA
- a CDS encoding sugar transferase is translated as MKRLLIHIIDIVLIFSINSLVLQLPIFISLISSIIIYLGLYSFRLYDLEPMGNYTESVIKTAVGTLVSYIVILIIYFFLTNYFNRLFFVTNLLSTILIIPVLHKIEYVIYKKHIPVKNYLVIGRKAEIGHIMDEISHKSLNKLKFTQYINPSPTTLEKLIKQSTSKYSIQPIDAIVITDPQLEKRVKPQIENFKEEGLKIEYLPNMVEKYLNRIPIEVAEKFKEYYEVIFQETQPDPVQKILDKLLGSLLLLIFSPFMLIISLAILIEDGRPIIYKQKRMGKNEKIFIMNKFRSLKETEINENNPNEDIEKRVLKTGKITRKLRLDELPQFWNIIKGDMSIVGPRPEMLKFHNIMSSQIPFYNFRLKINPGITGWAQIYYKHTSTLEDYIIKTEYDLYYIKNRNTFLDLQIMLKTLETILGMRGAR